A stretch of Lentisphaera araneosa HTCC2155 DNA encodes these proteins:
- a CDS encoding glycerophosphodiester phosphodiesterase, which translates to MISKSSFLITLALLISSPLFAETFVVAHRGASKQAPENTLPAFDLAWKHDADAIEADFRLTKDGHVVCIHDQNTKRTAGKNLIVAKSTLSELQKLDVGSFKGKQFKGTKIPTIEEVFASIPKGKKIFIEIKSGPETLEPIIKALNNSSLKPEQIAIISFKEKILLDVKKHAPHIYTSWLCNIKKKRGKPSPSFDSVLKTLKDYKIDGLSTSHNHLNTEMIQTLQNQGTDCHVWTINDARQAKKFIEWGVDSITTDIPHSISKP; encoded by the coding sequence TCATTTCTCATAACTCTCGCCCTACTCATCTCTTCCCCTCTGTTTGCAGAGACTTTTGTTGTGGCTCACCGTGGGGCTTCCAAGCAAGCACCAGAAAATACTCTCCCTGCTTTTGACTTAGCCTGGAAGCACGATGCCGATGCCATAGAAGCTGACTTTCGACTCACAAAAGATGGTCATGTGGTCTGCATTCACGATCAAAATACAAAAAGAACTGCTGGGAAAAATTTAATCGTGGCTAAATCGACTTTGAGTGAATTACAAAAACTCGATGTGGGTTCCTTTAAGGGCAAACAATTTAAGGGCACAAAGATCCCGACAATTGAGGAAGTCTTTGCCTCTATTCCAAAGGGGAAAAAGATTTTTATCGAAATCAAGTCAGGGCCAGAAACCCTTGAACCCATTATAAAAGCTCTCAACAACAGCTCTTTGAAACCTGAACAAATTGCCATAATCAGCTTTAAAGAAAAAATCCTTCTGGACGTCAAAAAGCATGCTCCCCATATCTACACCTCATGGCTGTGCAATATCAAAAAGAAAAGAGGCAAGCCCAGCCCGAGTTTTGACTCGGTTTTAAAAACCTTGAAGGATTATAAAATTGATGGCCTTAGTACTTCCCACAATCATTTAAATACTGAGATGATTCAAACACTCCAAAATCAAGGCACTGATTGCCATGTCTGGACAATTAATGATGCTCGCCAGGCGAAAAAGTTTATTGAATGGGGCGTTGATTCAATTACCACCGATATTCCCCATTCAATCTCAAAACCTTAA